The Geothrix sp. DNA segment GCCAGGGCCGAGAAGCCCGTGGCGGCCACGCGCACGGACCGGCCGCTCTGTTCGACTGGACTGCCAGGGTCTTCCGCCAGGGCCAGGCGCAGCTGGATCCGCGCCCCCTTCATCCCCAGGTGGCCCAGACGCTTCTGAACCTCGGACTCCAGCTTGGGCAGGGTCGCCGTGCGCTTGCCATGCAGGGCCTCAGCCCCACGACGGTAGGTCTCCACGGCACGGGCCAGGGCCGCTTCCAGTTCCTTGATGGGTGCGTCTCCTGCCAGGAGGGAGCGCTGTTCGGCCTTCAGGGTCAGCAGGCGGTCCGGGAGTTCCTCTGGCTCGCAGCGGTGGCGGCGGGCCAAACGCTCGTACAACGCCAGGCGCGCCTCCATGGCCTCGATGCGATTGGCGCCGGCGCCGGCCCAGCGAAGGGCCTGATCCTGTGCCAGGGCGAGCAGATCCTCCAGCTCCAGGACCGCGGAGCGGAGCCGGTCCTGCTCGGCCACGGCATCCGGCCAGTGGGCCACGGCCCGCATCAGCGCCTTGTGGGCCAGCTCGACCTTGGGCAGCCCCTCGTTCAGGGCCTCGGCAGCCTCCCGGAAGGCTGCTTCCAGGTGCACAGCGTGGCGGAGAGGCTCCCGGTCGGCCTTGAGCTGGGCCCACTCCCCCGGCTTCGGCGCCAGCTTGTCGAGGTCCGCGAGGGCCTCGGCCAGCTGCTCCAGGCGCTGCTCCCGGTCCGCCTGGCTCCGGCGCCGGGCCTTGAGGGCGCCTTCGGCCTCCCGCACGGCCGCGGCTTCGGCTTCCAGGCAGGGATCGAGACCCAGCACCTCGTCGATGAGCGCCAGATGGCGGTCCTCGCCCAGCAGCGACTGGTGGTCGTGCTGGCTGGTGAGCCGCATCCAGAGGCGGCCGGCCTCGCGGAAATCGGCCAGGGCACAGCTGGCCCCGTTGATCCAGGCACGGCTGCGGCCCGACCCGATCTCGCGGCGCAGCACCACAGGCTGTTCCTCGGGCAGGCCCCGCTCGGCGAGGAAGGCCCGCCAGGCTTCGAAGCGGCCCTCCACCACGGCCTCCACCGTGGCCCGCTCGGCCCCGTGGCGGATCAGCTCGGCATCGCCGCGGGCACCCACCAGCAGCGAGAGCGCATCCACCAGCAGGGACTTGCCCGCGCCCGTCTCGCCCGTGAGCACCGTGAAGCCCGGCCCCCAGTCCAGGGACAGGTCTTCCACAAGGGCCAGGTTCTGAATGCGGAGCGACACGAGCATGGCTTCAGGGTAACGGAAGGCGGCCCCGCCCCGGGCATACTGGCTGATGGAGGAAATGCCATGTCGTACCGGAAGCCCTGCGGCAGCGTCCTGGAGGCCATCGGCAACACGCCCCTGGTCCGGCTGCGCCGCGTCGTCGCGGACCTGCCGGTGGAGGCCTTCGCCAAGCTCGAGTTCCTGAACCCCATGGGCAGCAGCAAGGACCGCATCTCGAAGTACATGATCGAAGCCGCCGAGCGGGACGGCCGCCTGAAGCCCGGCGACACCATCATCGAGAACTCCTCGGGCAACACGGCCATGGGCCTGGCCCTCATGGCCATCCAGAAGGGCTACCGCCTCAAGGTCGTGGTGCGCGACACCATCTCCCAGGAGAAGCTCAATCAGCTGCTGGCCCTGGGCGCCCTGGTCCACAAGGTGGACACCAGCCTGCCCCCGGAGCACCCCGACAGCTACAACAACATCACGCCCCGCCTGGCCCGGGAGACGCCCAACTGCTACTTCCCCGACCAGCATGGCAACCGGGAGAACAACGCCGCGCACTACGCGGGCACGGGTCCCGAGATCTGGGAGCAGATGGAGGGCCGCATCGACTACCTCATCGCCGGCGCGGGCACCGGCGGCACCGTGAGCGGCGTGGGCCGCTACCTGAAGGAGAGGGACCCGAACATCAAGGTCATCGCCGTGGATCCTGTGGGGTCCGTATTCTCGCCGCACTTCCATGGCGAGAAGGAACCCAAGGCCGGTCCCTACAAGCTCGAGGGTCTGGGCGACGAGTTCCTCATCCACACCATGGAGTTCGACCAGCTCGACGACATGCTCCAGGTCACCGACCGCCAGGCCTTCCATCAGGCGCGGCGCCTCGTGAAGGAGGAGGGCATCCTGGGCGGCGGCTCCAGCGGCGCGGCGCTCTGGGCCGTTCTGCAGGTGGCGAAGAACCTTCCCCCCATGGACCGTCCGGCTCGCATCGTGACCGTCTTCCCCGATGGCGCCGGCCGCTACCTCAGCAGCATCTTCAACGACGCCTGGCTGGCGGAACGCGGACTGCTGGAGAAGGAATGACCGCCTTTTCCGGCACCTACGTCGAGGCCATCCGCCAGGCCCTTCATGACGCCATGGAGGCCGATCCCCGCGTCTGCTGCCTGGGCGAAGACATCGGCGCCTACGGAGGTGCCTTCCGGGCCACGGAGGGCCTGCTGGCGCGCTTCGGCCCGGAGCGGGTGATCGACACGCCCATCGCCGAACAGGCCATCGCCGGTTCGGCCATCGGTCTCGCCCTCATGGGCCAGCGGCCCGTGGCGGAGTTCCAGTTCATGGACTTCGCGCTGCTGGCCGCGGATCTCATGGTGAACTTCGCGGCCAAGGCCCACTGGCGCTGGGGCCCCACGGTGCCCGCGGTCTTCCGGGGGCCCTCCGGCGGCGGCAATGGTGGCGGGCCCTTCCACAGCCAGAACCCCGAGGGGCATTTCCTGGGCAGCCCAGGCCTGAAGGTCATCGCGCCGGGCACGGTGCGCGATGCCTACGCCCTGCTGCGGGCGGCCATCGAGGACCCGGACCCGGTGATGGTCTTCGAGCACAAGCACCTCTATCGCCGGCTGAGGGACCAGTGGGACGAGCCCCCCACGGCCCGGCTCGGCGAGGCGGCCCTGCGCAAGGACGGCGCTGCGGCCTGCATCATCACCTACGGCGCGGCCCAGCAGGTGGCCCTGGCGGCCGTGGCCGATCTCGACGTGGCCGTGCTGGACCTGCGCACCCTCTGGCCCCTGGATGACGAGACCATCACGGCCCTGGCCAGGCGCACCCACCGCGTGCTGGTGCTCACGGAGGCCAGCCGCACCTACGGCCCCGGCGCGGAGCTGGCGGCCCGCATCGGCGAGACCTGCTTCCCCTGGCTCGATGCGCCGGTGCTGCGGGTGGGCGCCGCGGACACGCCCACACCGGCCAGCCCCCCGCTGGAAGCTGCGGCCCTGCCCAGCGTCGAGCGCGTGCGCTCGGAACTGGACCGCCTGCTGGCCTGGTGAGGGATGCGTTTGCGCGCCCTGTTCCTGCTCCTGGCCTGCGCCGTCCTTCCGGCGGCTCCGAAGGCCATCTGGGTGTGGGAGACCGAGACCCTGCGCCTCCTGGATGACCGGGCCTACGAAACCCGCGTGGCGGGCCTGCTCCGGACTCACGGCTTCCGCACGCTGTTCCTGTATGCCGACGACTACCGGGGTCGCAATCCCATCCTCAATGAGCGGGCGGCCTACCGTGGTCTTCTCGCCCGCCTCCATGCGGCGGGCTTCCGGGTCGAGGCGCTGCTGGGTTCGTACCCCATGAAGACCTGGGAGTACGTGCTGCCCGAGCGCGATCCGGCGGCCCGCGCCATGATGCAGCACATCCTCGACTACAACGCCACCGCCGGGGCGCAGGAGCGCTTCGACGGCGTCCACCTGGACATCGAGCCCCATGCCCTGGATTCCTGGAATGACGGGACGCGCGTCGCCCTGTCGCGGATGTTCCTCGCCCGGTCCCGGGAATGGGTGGCCATGGCCCGCCAGGCAGGGGGGGACTTCCTCGTGGGCGCGGCGATCCCCTTCTGGTACGACGGGTTCACCGTGGCGTGGGAGGGCGTGACCAAGCCCCTGAACGCCCACCTGCAGGACCTCTACGACTACGTGGCGGTCATGGATTACCGGAACCGGGCGGAAGGTCCCGACGGGATCATCGCCCATGCCCGCGAGGAGATCGCCTATGGCACGGCGCTTGGGAAGGTCGTGCTCCTGGGGCTCGAAACCGGCGAGGCCCAGCCCCCGAAAGTGACCTTCCGGAACCGGGGTGCGGCCGCGCTGACCCGCGAGATGGCCGCCACCGAACAGGCCTTCGCCAAGAAGAGGGCCTTCGGGGGTTTCGCCATCCACCACCTGCGGACCTGGCTGGAGCTGATCGAAGCCCCCGCCCCCGCCACCGCCGCCTCCGGGCAGCCCTGACATGCCTCCGCACCTCCGGCGCTTCGTCGCCGCCCTCCTCGTGCTCGCCATCTGTGGATGGGTGCTGAGCGAGGCCCCCGCGCAGGAGGGCAGCGCCCAGGATGGCGGGCTCCAGGCCTCCCGGGACCTCCAGGAGAAGAGCCGGGCCCTGGTGGGGGCCGGTCGCTATGCCGAGGCCCTGCCCCCGACCCGCGAGCTGCACGAGGCCTATCCCACCAACCACGTCTACCTCAGCCGCCTCGCCGACATCCACGAGCACCTGGGCCAGTGGCCGGAGTGCGCCGCCGCCTGGGAGGCCTACCTGAAGGTCTCGCCCACCCCCTGGGAGGCCTTCCCCACCCTCGGGGACACCTACCGGAAGCTGGGTCAGCTGAAGGCCTCCACGGACGCCTTCGCCCGGTGGCTGGACCTGCAGCCGGACAATCCGGACGCGGCCTTCTACCTGGGGCGGGCCTGGGAACGCGACCATCAGTTCCAGAAGGCCCGGGCCGTCTACCAGCAGGGGCTCAAGCAGCATCCCGACAGCACCGACCTCCGCGTGGGCCTGGCGCGCATGACCCTCTTCACGGGCAGCGCCGTCGAGGCAAGACGCATGGCCGAGGAGGCCGTGAAGCGGTCTCCGACTTCGGTGGATGCGCGGCTGATCCTGGGCATGGCCCTGCGCTCCGAGGGCAACCTGGCTGAGGCCCGCCGCCAGCTCGAGGTGGCGCGGACCATGAGCCCCGACTACCTGGATGTCCTGCAGGTACTGGGGGGCGTGGCGGAACAGCAGGACGACCTGCCCGCGGCCCGCGCCGCCTACGGCCGCATCCTGCAGCTGGATCCCGGCCATGCGGCGGCCCGGACGCGGCTGGCGGGATTGCCGAAGGGAGGCCGGCCGTGACGCCCAGCCTGCGCCCCTGGGCCCGCGGGGCCTTCCTGCTGGTCATGGTCGCCTCGGCCACCGCCTGCCTGCTGGTGGACATCCCCTTCACCTACCAGGCCGTGATCCGGGCCGGCCTCCTGCCCTGGCTGCCCACCGCCATGCGGCTCCAACCCTGGGCCCTGCTCCTGGTCGTGGTCGCCAACGCCATGGCGGACCGCCAGCCGCCGGGGTTCAGGCTTGCGCCCTGGCGGGCGTGTTTCCTGGGTGCCATGGCCCTCGGCGCCCTGGCGCTGATCCCCGTGTCCGGCCTGAGCCACCTGGCGCCCGGGTTCCCCGCCCGCCTGGGCACCCTGGCCTTCCTGGCGGCCGCCGGGGCGCTGCTGGCCCTGGATCTGGTCGAGGCCCGGGCGGCCTGGCCCCAGCGCGAGGCCGGGTCGGACGATGCCCGCCGCCTCTTCGTGTCGTCGCTCCTCACGGCCGCGCTGGTCACCCTGACCTTCTTCGCCATCGGCCTGGGCCGCGCCCTGGCCTCGGGTACCTCCGTCCATCCCTGGGAAGCCGCCACCACGCTGGGATGGAGCTTCCTGGCCCACGGGCTGGTGCTGTCCATGGCGGCGGTGGCGCTCCTGGGGCTGCAGGCCGCGGCGGGCTTCTTCCCGCGGATCCGCGCGGCGGAGTTCCTCCTCACCCTGCTGGCCCTCACCGCCTCCTTCGCCGGGATCCTCCAACTGGTCGTCTTCCCCGGCATCGCCTTCGCCGGGCCCTTCGCCTTGGCCGTGGCCCTGCTGCTGGGATTCTGCGTGGTGGCCCTGCTGGCCCAGGTGGGGCTCGGGGAGCGCCCCGTGGGCAGCGCCCTGGAGGCCTTCCTCCGCCCCCTCCACCCGGTGCGGGTGAACCGCTGGAGCGTGGCGGCGGGCCTGCTCCTGGCCCTCGGTGTGGCCCTACTGTTCGGGCTGAAGGTCTCGCGCTTCGACTGGAACCAGCTCTTCCAGCAGCTGGGCGCAATCCTGGTGGCGGTCCTGGTCTTCACGCCCATCTACCTGAGCCAGTCCGCCACGCCCGGACCCCATTCCTGGTCACCCCGGCTCTTCGCGGCGCCGCTGGGCCTGCTGGCCCTGTTCCGGCTCTGGGGCACGCCCCTGCCGCAGCCGTCGAAGGACTGGCTGCCGCGGCCGGTCGCGCGGGCCGTGGAGGCGCACGCGGGCTTCGATGCCTCCGCCCACCTGGTGGCCAACCTGCTGCGGCCCCCTGCCGGCAGCGGCGAATCCATCTACCGGATCCTTTTGGCCAACAGCAACATCCCCCACGCGGTGAAGGTCGATGCGAAGGACCTGCGCTTCGTCGATCCCCTGGCCCCCTCGACGGTGGATCGGCCCGACATCTACATCTTCGTGGTGGACAGCCTGCGCCAGGACTACCTGGGGGCCTACAACCCGCGGGTGACCTTCACGCCGAACCTCGACCGCTTCGCGGCCGAGAGCACCGTGGTTCCCCGGGCCTTCACCCGCTACGGCGCCACCGGCCTCTCCGAGCCCTCCATCTGGGTCGGGGGCATGCTCCTGCACAAGCAGTACATCGTCCCCTTCCACCCCCTGAACACCCTCCAGAAGCTGGTGGAGGCCGACGGCTACCGGCCGTACCTGTCCATGGACTCCATCCTCGACGTGGTGGTGAAACCCACGCCGGACCTCGTCCGGCTGGATGCCGGCATCGGCACCGGGGACCTGCGCCTGGGCGCGACCCTGAAGGACCTCCAGGGGAGGCTCGACCAGGCCCCCGCGAACCGCCCCGTCTTCGTCTACAGCCAGGCCCAGGACCTCCACATCTCCTCCATCAGCCGCGAGGGCAAGGACGTGCCGGGCGGGGGGGACTATCCCGGCTTCTACGCGCCCTACGCCAGCCGTCTCCGCCGCCTGGATGCCGAGTTCGGGGCCTTCATCCAGTACCTGAAGGGCCGGGGCCGCTACGACCGCAGCCTCATCATCTTCACGGCGGACCATGGCGACTCCCTCGGGGAGGAGGGGCGCTTCGGCCACGCCTACACCCTGTTCCCCGAGATCATGAAGGTGCCCCTCCTCCTCCACGTGCCGGAGAAGCTCCGCGCGGGGCTGGTCATGGATCCCAGCCGGGCGGCCTTCCTCACGGACCTCACGCCGACGCTCTACTACCTGCTGGGCCACCGCCCCCTGGCCTCGGACCCCGTCCTGGGGCGCCCCCTCTGGACACAGACACAGGCCGAGCAGGACCGCGCCCGCCGGGACCACCACCTCATCGCCTCCAGCTACGGCGCGGTCTGGGGCATTCTCAGCGGCGATGGGAAGACCCTCTATGTCTCGGATGGCGTGAACTTCGCCGATCACTGCTTCGACCTTGGATCCGACCCGAAGGGAACCCGGATCACCGTCACACCTGAGTTGAAGCAGCGCTATGACCGGTTGATCCTCCAGGAGATCGATCACCTCAACGCCTTCTACGCGTTCACTCCCGGAAAAGGATCCCCATGACGCCCATCGCCAGGATCCATCGACCCGCGCTGCTGCTCACGGCGGGGCTGGCCCTGTGGGGGCAGGAGGGGGTGGATGAGCTGTTCGCCAGGGCGCGTCGCCTAGCCTTCGACGGCAAGCGGGCCGAGGCCCTCGAGCTCTGTCGCACGGCCCTCCAGCGCAGCCCCGGCTACCACGACATCCGCATCCTGATGGGACGCATCCACGCCTGGGACGGACACTACGACGAGGGTCGGGCCGAGCTCCAGCAGGTGCTGCGCGCCGAGCCCGGCCACCTGGACGGGCGCGTGGCCCTGGTGGACCTGGAGCTCTGGTCGGATCATCCGCGCACCGCGCTCACCCTCTGTGACGAGGGCCTGACCCTGCGGCCGGCCCAGCCCCTCCTGCTGTTCCGCAAGGCCCGGGCCCAGAAGGCCCTGGGCGCCTACCCCGAGGCCCTCGAAACGGCCAGACAGTCCCTGGCGGCGGATCCGGGGCTGTACGAGGCCCGCCAGCTCATCGAGAACCTCGCCGAGCTCAGCCAGCGCTCGAAGGTGTCCCTGACCCAGACCTACGATCGCTTCGACCGCACCTTCGACCCCTGGAAGATGACCTCCCTGGGCATGGCCCACCGCTTCGACGCCGGCTCCCTCATCGGCCGCGTCAACCGCGCCTCCCGCTTCGGCGACACGGGCAGCCAGCTCGAGGTGGACGCCTACCCGCGCTGGAAGGACGGCACCTACTTCTACCTGAACGCCGGGTTCTCCGAGTCCAGCCTCTTTCCCCACCGCCGCTATGGCGGGGAGATCTACCAGTCCTTCCCCCGCGGCCTCGAAGGCTCCCTCGGCTTCCGCCACCTGCGGTTCAGCGCCTCGACCGTCACGATCTACACCGGCTCCCTGGGGAAGTACTGGGGCGACTACCTCTTCAGCCTCCGGGCCAACGCCACGCCCAGTTCCATCGGTTCGTCGGAGTCCGGCTCCATTGCGGTGCGGCGCTACTTCGGCGACGGCGAGAACCACCTGACCTTCAGCCTCGGTTCCGGCGTCTCGCCGGATCAGCCCAACCCCAATGCCGAGATCCTCAACCTGCGCTCCCGCAAGGCCAGCCTCGCCGCCCAGGGGTGGATCCACCGGCGGCTCATCCTGTCGGGCAGCCTCGCCTACGAGAAGCAGGAGCTCGGCCAGGGCGTCGAGCGGGCGCAGACGACCTTCGGCGCCGGACTGGAGTGGCGTTTCTGATCACATCTGAAGCAGCGGAGAGCGCTGAAACAGCGTCTTGTTTGCTAATCTCTCCCCATGAGTCGGAAGTGGCCTGACCCCACCCGGGTCCTAGTCGTGGAGGATGACCAGGCAACTGCCCGGCTCATCCAGGCGCGCCTGGAGATGGAAGGGTTGAAGGTCTTCATGGCTTCCAACGGCGTCGAAGGGCTGGAGATCCTCCAGCGCGAACCCATCGACCTGGTCACCACGGACCTGATGATGCCCGCCATGAACGGCTTCCGCCTCGTCCAGGAGATCCGCGATCTGCCGCCGCCCAAGGGGCGCGTGCCCATCCTGCTCATCTCCAGCAACCAGAACGAGCAGGACATGATCCGCTGCCTGGCGGCCGGGGCCGACGACTACATGACCAAGCCCATCTCGGCGCAGGTCCTGGTGGAACGCCTCTGGCGGATGCATCAGCGCTCTTTCAGCGCGGGCTGAGGCAGGCGATGCACCTGCCTCCGGCGATGGTGCTCCAGGTCCTGATCTGGGGGACGGTGATCCTGGGCAGCCTGGTCTCCGGCCTGGTCCTCCTGGGCGCGGGCATCCAGTTCCGGCGCGACCGGCAGAACCGGCATCGCATCGCCCGCTACCAGGCCTGGGAGACCGATCTGGCCGTCTACCTCTTCAGCGGCGACGACACCGCGCCCGCCTTCCCCCGCATCGCGAAGGAGGACCGGCAGCTCTTCCGGAAGTTCCTCACCCGCTACCACGCCACCCTGGCCGGCCAGGAGGCGGAGGCCCTGCGGGAGCTCTACCTCGGCCTGGGCGTGCACGAGTCCCTCCCCGGGCGCCTGAAGCACCGCCAGACCACCGTCCGCGCCCAGGCCGCCCAGGAGGTGGGGATCTTCAAGCTGGGAGAATACCTGGACGCGGTCGTCCCGCTCCTGGATGACCCCGTGCCCTACGTGACCCACCTGGCGGCGCAGGCCCTCACCTTGAGCGGCGACCTCCGCTTCGCCCAGCCCGTGGTCGACTGGGTGCTGCGGGAGGAGCGCTACCAGCGGGAGCGGCTGCTGCGGGTGCTCGAGGGCTTCGGCCCGGACCTCCTCCCATGGCTGGAGTCGCACCTCGAGCCGCCCGGAGGCGCTCCGGAACCCTGGATCCTCTTCGCCCTCCTGGCGGGTTCGCACCGGCACCGCGAGAGCGAGCCCCGATTGCTGGAGCTCATCGCCAACCCCGACGTGGACATCCAGGCCTCGGCCCTGAAGGCCCTCGCGGCCCTGGCCGATCCCCTCACCTATGCCAGGGTGGAGCCCCTGGCCCAGCACGAGGCCTGGCCCGTCCGGGCCCAGGCTGCCAAGGCCCTCGGCCTGATCGGCGGTCCCGATGCCATCCCCGCCCTCATCGCCCTGACCAGCGATCCGATCTACGAGGTCCGGCGCAACGCCGCCCAGGGCATGGCCGACCTGGGCCATGCCGGAACGTCGGCGCTCACCTGGCTGGCGGAGGATCCCACGGCGGACCGCTTCGCCCGCGACATCGCGCGGGAGCGCCTGGAGTGGGCCGACGAGCGGGGGCACCAGTGAGCTTCCGCGGCTTCGTCACCGTCTTCATCGAGTGGGGCATCCTGGTCTACTTCCTGGCCCTCCACCTCACGCACCTGTCCCTGATCCTGCGGGCCTTCTTCTCCATCCGGAGCTACCTCGAGGAGGTGGAGACCGATCGGCTCGACACCGCCTTCGAGACCAGCCACTACAAGCCCATGACCCTCATCTGCCCCGCCTACAACGAGGAGGCGGGCGTGGTGCCCAGCGTGAACAGCCTCATCAGCCTCCGCTACCCGGAGTTCCAGGTGGTGGTGGTGAACGATGGCAGCAAGGACGCCACGCTGGAGAAACTCATCGAGGCCTTCCGGCTGAAGCCCAGCCATCGCGTGCTCCGCCAGCTCCTGCCCACCAAGGAGGTCCGCGGCATCTACGAGAGCGCCTACGTGCCCAACCTCGTGGTGGTGGACAAGGCCAACGGCGGCAAGGCCGACGCCCTGAACTGCGGCATCAACCTCGCCCGCTACCCGCTGGTGTGCTGCATGGACGGGGACAGCCTGCTGGAGAACGATTCGCTCCTCCGCATCGCCCGGCCCTTCATGGACCGCCCCAACCTGGTGGCCTCCGGCGGCGTCATCCGCCCCCTCAACGGGTGCCGGGTCACGGCCATGGGCATCCGCGGGATCCATCTCCCCGATTCCTGGCTGGCCCGCTTCCAGATCGTCGAGTACCTGCGGGCCTTCCTATTCGGCCGCGTGGGCCTCGCCTCCCTGGACACCATGTTCATCGTGAGCGGGGCCTTCGGCGTGTTCCGCAAGGAGCTGATCGTCCAGTCCGGCG contains these protein-coding regions:
- a CDS encoding glycosyltransferase family 2 protein, translating into MSFRGFVTVFIEWGILVYFLALHLTHLSLILRAFFSIRSYLEEVETDRLDTAFETSHYKPMTLICPAYNEEAGVVPSVNSLISLRYPEFQVVVVNDGSKDATLEKLIEAFRLKPSHRVLRQLLPTKEVRGIYESAYVPNLVVVDKANGGKADALNCGINLARYPLVCCMDGDSLLENDSLLRIARPFMDRPNLVASGGVIRPLNGCRVTAMGIRGIHLPDSWLARFQIVEYLRAFLFGRVGLASLDTMFIVSGAFGVFRKELIVQSGGFETATIGEDFELVVRMHRCLREWKRPYHITLVPDPVCWTEVPEDAKVLGRQRNRWQRGLLETLWKHRRMWFNPKYGRVGLFSMPYFIFFEALAPVIEVLGYVVFVWSLWTHSINSAFAILFIYVALLLGVLNSVVSVVLQEISGHRYQGLKAWSLLLFTAVVENFGYRQMTVWWRLKGTIDWFRGKEGWGQMKRKGIGPQPPAAPPPA
- a CDS encoding alpha-ketoacid dehydrogenase subunit beta, producing the protein MTAFSGTYVEAIRQALHDAMEADPRVCCLGEDIGAYGGAFRATEGLLARFGPERVIDTPIAEQAIAGSAIGLALMGQRPVAEFQFMDFALLAADLMVNFAAKAHWRWGPTVPAVFRGPSGGGNGGGPFHSQNPEGHFLGSPGLKVIAPGTVRDAYALLRAAIEDPDPVMVFEHKHLYRRLRDQWDEPPTARLGEAALRKDGAAACIITYGAAQQVALAAVADLDVAVLDLRTLWPLDDETITALARRTHRVLVLTEASRTYGPGAELAARIGETCFPWLDAPVLRVGAADTPTPASPPLEAAALPSVERVRSELDRLLAW
- a CDS encoding HEAT repeat domain-containing protein — encoded protein: MHLPPAMVLQVLIWGTVILGSLVSGLVLLGAGIQFRRDRQNRHRIARYQAWETDLAVYLFSGDDTAPAFPRIAKEDRQLFRKFLTRYHATLAGQEAEALRELYLGLGVHESLPGRLKHRQTTVRAQAAQEVGIFKLGEYLDAVVPLLDDPVPYVTHLAAQALTLSGDLRFAQPVVDWVLREERYQRERLLRVLEGFGPDLLPWLESHLEPPGGAPEPWILFALLAGSHRHRESEPRLLELIANPDVDIQASALKALAALADPLTYARVEPLAQHEAWPVRAQAAKALGLIGGPDAIPALIALTSDPIYEVRRNAAQGMADLGHAGTSALTWLAEDPTADRFARDIARERLEWADERGHQ
- a CDS encoding sulfatase-like hydrolase/transferase, with translation MTPSLRPWARGAFLLVMVASATACLLVDIPFTYQAVIRAGLLPWLPTAMRLQPWALLLVVVANAMADRQPPGFRLAPWRACFLGAMALGALALIPVSGLSHLAPGFPARLGTLAFLAAAGALLALDLVEARAAWPQREAGSDDARRLFVSSLLTAALVTLTFFAIGLGRALASGTSVHPWEAATTLGWSFLAHGLVLSMAAVALLGLQAAAGFFPRIRAAEFLLTLLALTASFAGILQLVVFPGIAFAGPFALAVALLLGFCVVALLAQVGLGERPVGSALEAFLRPLHPVRVNRWSVAAGLLLALGVALLFGLKVSRFDWNQLFQQLGAILVAVLVFTPIYLSQSATPGPHSWSPRLFAAPLGLLALFRLWGTPLPQPSKDWLPRPVARAVEAHAGFDASAHLVANLLRPPAGSGESIYRILLANSNIPHAVKVDAKDLRFVDPLAPSTVDRPDIYIFVVDSLRQDYLGAYNPRVTFTPNLDRFAAESTVVPRAFTRYGATGLSEPSIWVGGMLLHKQYIVPFHPLNTLQKLVEADGYRPYLSMDSILDVVVKPTPDLVRLDAGIGTGDLRLGATLKDLQGRLDQAPANRPVFVYSQAQDLHISSISREGKDVPGGGDYPGFYAPYASRLRRLDAEFGAFIQYLKGRGRYDRSLIIFTADHGDSLGEEGRFGHAYTLFPEIMKVPLLLHVPEKLRAGLVMDPSRAAFLTDLTPTLYYLLGHRPLASDPVLGRPLWTQTQAEQDRARRDHHLIASSYGAVWGILSGDGKTLYVSDGVNFADHCFDLGSDPKGTRITVTPELKQRYDRLILQEIDHLNAFYAFTPGKGSP
- a CDS encoding DNA repair protein RecN; the encoded protein is MLVSLRIQNLALVEDLSLDWGPGFTVLTGETGAGKSLLVDALSLLVGARGDAELIRHGAERATVEAVVEGRFEAWRAFLAERGLPEEQPVVLRREIGSGRSRAWINGASCALADFREAGRLWMRLTSQHDHQSLLGEDRHLALIDEVLGLDPCLEAEAAAVREAEGALKARRRSQADREQRLEQLAEALADLDKLAPKPGEWAQLKADREPLRHAVHLEAAFREAAEALNEGLPKVELAHKALMRAVAHWPDAVAEQDRLRSAVLELEDLLALAQDQALRWAGAGANRIEAMEARLALYERLARRHRCEPEELPDRLLTLKAEQRSLLAGDAPIKELEAALARAVETYRRGAEALHGKRTATLPKLESEVQKRLGHLGMKGARIQLRLALAEDPGSPVEQSGRSVRVAATGFSALAIWIEPNPGEGFRPLAKIASGGELSRLMLALVGAGLALGAGVREGLTLVLDEVDAGLGGETALAVGQAVAELGRAHQVLAVTHLAQVAARADRHGCLHKETEGGRTRSALSWVAGVARTRELARLLSGQPDRAEAIEHAKVLLER
- a CDS encoding PLP-dependent cysteine synthase family protein; this translates as MSYRKPCGSVLEAIGNTPLVRLRRVVADLPVEAFAKLEFLNPMGSSKDRISKYMIEAAERDGRLKPGDTIIENSSGNTAMGLALMAIQKGYRLKVVVRDTISQEKLNQLLALGALVHKVDTSLPPEHPDSYNNITPRLARETPNCYFPDQHGNRENNAAHYAGTGPEIWEQMEGRIDYLIAGAGTGGTVSGVGRYLKERDPNIKVIAVDPVGSVFSPHFHGEKEPKAGPYKLEGLGDEFLIHTMEFDQLDDMLQVTDRQAFHQARRLVKEEGILGGGSSGAALWAVLQVAKNLPPMDRPARIVTVFPDGAGRYLSSIFNDAWLAERGLLEKE
- a CDS encoding YaiO family outer membrane beta-barrel protein, whose translation is MTPIARIHRPALLLTAGLALWGQEGVDELFARARRLAFDGKRAEALELCRTALQRSPGYHDIRILMGRIHAWDGHYDEGRAELQQVLRAEPGHLDGRVALVDLELWSDHPRTALTLCDEGLTLRPAQPLLLFRKARAQKALGAYPEALETARQSLAADPGLYEARQLIENLAELSQRSKVSLTQTYDRFDRTFDPWKMTSLGMAHRFDAGSLIGRVNRASRFGDTGSQLEVDAYPRWKDGTYFYLNAGFSESSLFPHRRYGGEIYQSFPRGLEGSLGFRHLRFSASTVTIYTGSLGKYWGDYLFSLRANATPSSIGSSESGSIAVRRYFGDGENHLTFSLGSGVSPDQPNPNAEILNLRSRKASLAAQGWIHRRLILSGSLAYEKQELGQGVERAQTTFGAGLEWRF
- a CDS encoding response regulator transcription factor encodes the protein MSRKWPDPTRVLVVEDDQATARLIQARLEMEGLKVFMASNGVEGLEILQREPIDLVTTDLMMPAMNGFRLVQEIRDLPPPKGRVPILLISSNQNEQDMIRCLAAGADDYMTKPISAQVLVERLWRMHQRSFSAG
- a CDS encoding tetratricopeptide repeat protein, which gives rise to MPPHLRRFVAALLVLAICGWVLSEAPAQEGSAQDGGLQASRDLQEKSRALVGAGRYAEALPPTRELHEAYPTNHVYLSRLADIHEHLGQWPECAAAWEAYLKVSPTPWEAFPTLGDTYRKLGQLKASTDAFARWLDLQPDNPDAAFYLGRAWERDHQFQKARAVYQQGLKQHPDSTDLRVGLARMTLFTGSAVEARRMAEEAVKRSPTSVDARLILGMALRSEGNLAEARRQLEVARTMSPDYLDVLQVLGGVAEQQDDLPAARAAYGRILQLDPGHAAARTRLAGLPKGGRP